The Canis aureus isolate CA01 chromosome 11, VMU_Caureus_v.1.0, whole genome shotgun sequence genome has a segment encoding these proteins:
- the LYZ gene encoding lysozyme C — MKTLLFLGLLLLSITVQGKIFERCELARTLKNLGLAGYKGVSLANWVCLAKWESNYNTRATNYNPGSKSTDYGIFQINSRYWCNDGKTPRAVNACHISCSALLQDDITQAVACAKRVVSDPNGIRAWVAWKAHCENRDVSQYVRNCRV; from the exons ATGAAGACTCTCCTTTTCCTTGGGCTCCTCCTCCTTTCCATCACCGTCCAGGGCAAGATCTTTGAAAGGTGTGAGCTGGCCAGAACTCTGAAAAACCTTGGGCTGGCTGGCTATAAGGGCGTCAGCCTGGCAAACT GGGTGTGTTTGGCCAAGTGGGAAAGTAATTATAATACAAGGGCTACGAACTACAATCCCGGAAGCAAAAGCACTGATTATGGGATATTTCAAATCAATAGCCGCTACTGGTGTAATGATGGCAAAACGCCCAGAGCAGTGAACGCCTGTCACATATCCTGCAGCG CTTTGCTGCAAGATGACATCACTCAAGCCGTAGCATGTGCAAAGAGGGTTGTCAGTGATCCAAATGGCATTCGAGCATG GGTGGCATGGAAAGCACACTGTGAAAACCGAGATGTCTCTCAGTATGTTCGGAATTGTAGAGTGTAA